A section of the Cottoperca gobio chromosome 17, fCotGob3.1, whole genome shotgun sequence genome encodes:
- the LOC115023003 gene encoding calcium-binding mitochondrial carrier protein SCaMC-1-like — MYPTFRTLLLSNARCWDADSKRSCQDLFERLDTNKDGKVDVAELRAGLKAMGIFRQGAAQKIVSSGDQNKDGSLDFNEFSKYLKEHEKKLRLTFKSLDRNNDGRIDASEIQQSLAELGMDISRENALKILQSMDIDGTMVVDWNEWREHFLLCPAHNLEEIIRYWKHSTVLDIGDSLAIPDEFTEEEKSSGRWWKQLAAGAVAGAVSRTGTAPLDRVKVFMQVHSSKTNRISLVGGFKQMIKEGGISSLWRGNGINVLKIAPETAIKFMAYEQYKKLLSSEGKKIEIHKRFMAGSLAGATAQTSIYPMEVLKTRLTLRKTGQYTGMFDCAKKILRKEGIKAFYKGYVPNLVGIIPYAGIDLAVYETLKNTWLTYHAKDSANPGVLVLVACGTMSSTCGQLASYPLALVRTRMQAQASLDTSDQPSMSSLMKKIVAKDGFFGLYRGILPNFMKVIPAVSISYVVYEYMKTGLGMS, encoded by the exons ATGTATCCGACGTTTCGCACGCTTTTACTATCAAATGCTCGGTGCTGGGATGCCGACAGCAAGAGGTCATGTCAGGACTTATTTGAGAGGCTTGATACCAATAAAGATGGGAAGGTGGACGTCGCTGAATTGCGAGCGGGCCTCAAGGCAATGGGCATATTTCGCCAGGGTGCCGCACAG AAAATTGTGTCGTCTGGGGATCAGAACAAAGATGGGAGTCTCGACTTCAACGAGTTCAGCAAATATCTGAAAGAGCACGAGAAGAAGCTGCGGCTGACATTCAAGAGTCTGGACAGAAACAACGACG GGCGCATTGATGCCTCAGAGATCCAGCAGTCCCTTGCAGAGCTGGGCATGGATATCAGCAGAGAGAATGCCCTGAAAATATTACAGAG TATGGATATTGATGGGACGATGGTGGTGGACTGGAACGAGTGGAGAGAACACTTCCTGTTATGTCCTGCTCACAACCTGGAAGAGATCATACGCTACTGGAAACACTCCACG GTGCTGGACATAGGTGACAGTCTTGCCATCCCAGATGAAttcacagaggaggagaagagctcAGGTCGCTGGTGGAAGCAGCTTGCTGCAGGTGCAGTGGCGGGGGCGGTCTCTCGCACTGGTACTGCCCCTCTGGACAGAGTGAAAGTGTTCATGCAG GTTCATTCTTCTAAGACCAACCGGATAAGTCTGGTCGGGGGCTTCAAGCAGATGATCAAAGAGGGAGGTATATCTTCACTGTGGAGGGGAAATGGGATCAACGTTTTAAAGATCGCACCGGAGACGGCAATCAAGTTCATGGCATATGAACAA TATAAGAAGTTGTTGTCATCAGAGGGCAAGAAGATTGAGATACATAAGAGGTTTATGGCTGGCTCTCTGGCTGGAGCCACAGCACAGACGTCCATCTACCCGATGGAG GTATTGAAAACTAGACTGACTCTGAGGAAAACTGGTCAATATACAGGAATGTTTGATTGTGCCAAGAAGATCCTGAGGAAGGAGGGTATTAAGGCTTTCTACAAGGGCTACGTTCCAAACTTAGTGGGCATAATTCCCTACGCTGGGATAGACCTGGCCGTTTATGAG ACTCTAAAGAACACGTGGTTGACGTACCACGCCAAAGACTCGGCTAACCCTGGAGTTCTGGTGCTGGTGGCCTGCGGGACCATGTCCAGTACCTGCGGCCAGCTGGCCAGCTATCCGCTCGCACTAGTGCGCACACGGATGCAGGCACAAG CGTCTCTGGACACATCAGACCAGCCCTCCATGAGCAGTCTGATGAAGAAGATTGTAGCTAAAGACGGCTTTTTCGGACTCTACCGGGGCATCCTGCCAAACTTCATGAAAGTCATTCCCGCTGTCAGCATTAGCTATGTGGTGTACGAGTACATGAAGACTGGCTTAGGAATGTCCTAA
- the prkab2 gene encoding 5'-AMP-activated protein kinase subunit beta-2, producing MGNTSDRLTGDRHGAKAHRSDSSGSHKDQEPSSKMVDSTDDPNIFNTHGPESKASGEKESDPGEQLKTGPQARPTVIRWAGGGKEVYIAGSFNNWNTKIPLNKSHNDFVAILDLPEGEHQYKFFVDGQWVHDSKEAVVTSQLGTINNLIHVKKSDFEVFDALHVDSLECSDTSDLSSSPPGPYGQEQYVFRPEEHFKAPPILPPHLLQVILNKDTNISCDPALLPEPNHVMLNHLYALSIKDGVMVLSATHRYKKKYVTSLLYKPI from the exons ATGGGCAACACAAGTGACAGGCTGACTGGAGATCGTCATGGAGCCAAGGCCCACCGCTCAGACAGCAGCGGCAGCCACAAAGACCAAGAACCCAGCAGCAAGATGGTGGACAGCACAGATGACCCCAACATCTTCAACACCCACGGGCCAGAGTCCAAG GCGTCAGGAGAGAAAGAATCCGATCCGGGTGAGCAGCTGAAAACTGGTCCTCAGGCTCGACCCACGGTCATCCGCTGGGCTGGAGGGGGAAAGGAGGTCTACATAGCTGGTTCCTTTAATAACTGGAACACGAAGATACCACTAAATAAGag CCATAATGACTTTGTAGCGATCCTGGACCTGCCCGAAGGAGAGCACCAGTACAAGTTCTTTGTTGATGGCCAGTGGGTCCATGATTCCAAAGAG gCGGTTGTAACCAGTCAGCTCGGCACCATCAACAACCTGATCCATGTGAAGAAGTCCGACTTCGAGGTGTTTGACGCCCTCcatgttgactctctggagtgcTCCGACACATCAG ACCTGTCCAGCTCCCCTCCAGGTCCATATGGGCAGGAGCAGTACGTCTTCAGACCTGAGGAGCATTTCAAAGCCCCACCTATActccctcctcatctcctccaaGTCATCCTCAACAAGGACACCAATATATCC TGTGACCCTGCCTTGCTGCCGGAACCCAACCACGTCATGCTAAACCATCTTTACGCTCTCTCTATTAAG gatggAGTAATGGTGCTGAGTGCCACTCACAGATACAAGAAGAAATACGTCACCTCTCTGCTTTACAAGCCCATCTGA